The following coding sequences are from one Capsicum annuum cultivar UCD-10X-F1 chromosome 3, UCD10Xv1.1, whole genome shotgun sequence window:
- the LOC107862980 gene encoding cell division cycle protein 27 homolog B isoform X4: MGLLTEAETALCPPNEPAVEVPNGAAGHYLLGLIYRYTDRRKISIQHFNQALLLDPLLWAAYEELCILGAAEEAAVVFGEASLLCIEKQHLYQGNQSRNFQASTDDQNVASKNIVSDDISPRQSKHTHSNNLREISGNYYAAAIQNLGGASTNMSFYNTPSPMASQLSGVVPPPVCRNFQQIGANASVAGADNSPRSTVNSTIQAPRRKFVDEGKLRKISGRLFPDSGPRRNSRLAGESTGNTNPNVSAASGNGTIHSSKYYGSSKLSSMTLRSMTSRKAQSWATENYGEGIRNDISDDSRLNMTVSHSSGDARPLEQEGPGTFAAGVNLSSTSILSGASEILTLFRILGEGYRLSCLYRCQDALDAYNKLPHKHYHTGWVLSQIGRAYFEMVDYLEADHAFGLARLASPYSLEGMDVYSTVLFHLKEDMKLSYLAQELVSTDRLAPQSWCAMGNCYSLQKDHETALKNFQRAVQVNPRFAYGHTLCGHEYIALEDFENAIKSYQSALRVDARHYNAWYGLGMIYLRQEKFEFSEHHFRMALGINPHSSVIMSYLGTSLHALKKNEEALEVMELAVIADKKNPFPMYQKANILVSMESFDAALDVLEELKEHAPRESSVYALMGRIYKRCNMYDKAMLHFGVALDLRPSATDVATIKVIVHLPTHARVYIYYQICFWLPSKNCMYQMRWKMNYNISELTGK; the protein is encoded by the exons GTGCTGCAGAAGAagcagctgtagtttttggggAAGCATCTTTGCTTTGCATTGAAAAACAACACTTATACCAAGGGAACCAATCCCGAAATTTTCAAGCATCTACTGATGATCAGAATGTAGCTTCTAAGAATATTGTCTCAGATGACATCAGCCCTAGGCAATCAAAACATACACACAGCAATAATCTTCGAGAAATTTCTGGAAATTATTATGCAGCTGCTATCCAGAATTTAGGTGGGGCTTCCACTAACATGTCATTCTACAACACTCCCTCACCAATGGCTTCACAG TTGTCAGGAGTGGTTCCACCCCCAGTTTGTAGAAATTTTCAGCAAATTGGAGCTAATGCATCTGTGGCTGGTGCTGATAATTCTCCACGATCAACTGTCAATTCAACCATTCAGGCCCCTCGGAGAAAGTTTGTTGACGAGGGAAAGTTGAGAAAG ATATCTGGGAGGTTATTTCCTGATTCTGGCCCTCGACGAAATTCAAGGCTTGCCGGAGAATCTACTGGAAACACAAATCCAAATGTATCTGCAGCTTCTGGAAATGGAACCATTCACTCTTCCAAATATTATGGTAGTTCGAAGCTGAGCTCAATGACTTTACGTTCCATGACAAGTCGAAAGGCACAATCTTGGGCTACTGAAAATTATGGTGAAG GGATTCGGAATGATATTTCTGATGATTCTCGGCTAAATATGACTGTGTCACACTCTTCTGGAGATGCTAGACCGCTTGAACAAGAAGGACCCGGAACTTTTGCTGCTGGGGTTAATTTGAGCAGCACATCAATCCTCTCAGGTGCTTCAGAGATATTGACCCTTTTCAGGATTCTTGGGGAAGGTTACAGGCTTTCTTGTTTATATAGATGTCAG GATGCACTAGATGCTTATAACAAACTCCCACACAAGCATTATCACACTGGATGGGTTCTTTCTCAG ATTGGAAGAGCATACTTTGAAATGGTTGATTACCTAGAAGCAGATCATGCATTTGGCCTTGCTCGTCTGGCCTCACCTTATAGTTTAGAAGGAATGGACGTTTACTCGACAGTGTTGTTT catctcaaggaggacatgaagttgAGTTATCTGGCTCAAGAGCTGGTATCAACTGATAGATTAGCTCCCCAATCTTG GTGTGCTATGGGGAATTGCTATAGTTTACAGAAAGACCATGAAACTGCTCTTAAAAACTTTCAACGAGCTGTACAAGTAAATCCTAGATTTGCATACGGGCACACGCTTTGTGGTCATGA ATATATTGCTTTAGAAGATTTTGAAAATGCTATTAAGAGCTATCAAAGTGCACTTCGTGTGGATGCCAGGCATTACAATGCCTGGTATGGGCTTGGAATGATCTATCTCCGACAGGAGAAGTTTGAATTTTCAGAGCATCACTTTCGAATGGCTTTGGGTATAAATCCACATTCTTCTGTTATCATGTCATATCTTGGCACTTCATTACACGCTCTGAAG AAAAATGAGGAGGCACTGGAAGTGATGGAGCTGGCTGTCATAGCAGACAAGAAAAACCCTTTTCCAATGTATCAGAAGGCTAACATTCTTGTGAGCATGGAAAGTTTTGATGCTGCTTTAGATGTCTTAGAGGAGCTTAAAGAGCATGCTCCTCGTGAGAGCAGTGTCTATGCTTTGATGGGTAGGATATACAAGAGATGTAATATGTACGACAAAGCCATGCTTCATTTTGGAGTAGCGTTAGATTTAAGACCATCTGCAACTGATGTTGCAACCATTAAGGTGATCGTCCATTTGCCCACTCATgcacgtgtgtatatatattatcaaatatGCTTCTG GCTGCCATCGAAAAATTGCATGTACCAGATGAGATGGAAGATGAATTATAATATATCTGAATTAACTGGGAAATGA